TCACAGCATAGGTTGATGTGTTTGGGTCTCTGAAAAGTGGACACTGGCCTCAATTTTTGAGTTGGCTAGTAGCCGCCTCGCACCACAAAAACACCGAAAAAGCTTAATTATAACACTTGCAAGTTCTCGCTCCTTGTGATGCTGTCAGCCTTGATATTTGTCTTTGCACATCAACCATGTCGTCGGTATCTGGACGTGGGGAGAGCCGATGCTACCCTTGTAAGTTCAAGCTTCAGCACGTGACATCCCCTTTGCAGTGCATGGTTCAAGTTTGAAGACCCCGGCTTGTCCGAGTCCCGAGAGTGACAAGTGCACTGGACTCCGCTACGGATTTGACAGAGAGATGCTGTGTCTCTGAACAAAGTATTGAGAGCCGGACCTTTATTCAGGTTGTCCCGTCACTTTTCCGACAGACCCCCGGACAAACCAAAAGAACCTGAAAGGGCCAAAGATAGACGGCAGCAAAGCCCGTTATCAGCCATCCTAAAACAGGCGCCGAACACCGCCACTTGTTCGTCAGCTGGGACGCTCGACCAACTGCTGGACCGAGACCCACTGGCCTGAGCCGCACCGCCCTGCCCTCATTGACTCCTGGACGCTGCTTGCCTGGGCGTTTGAACCTGGTATTTGGCATCTGGCTGGCTTTGGCATTCCGTCTTTGTGCACTTGCATCAACGAATCCAGCTTCGACCCATCGACCGAGACAACCTCCCCGGCACATTTCAGATTCCAAGAGACCCCAAGCAccctcacctctcacctcATCGCAGCCATGGCCAACGACGAGTACGATGTAAGCCTTTCTCCCCCGAACCTCGTGCCTGGGAACCCCTTGATGGACATTGCGCTGACAAGACCCTCTTTCCGGTCGATTAGTTCCTCTTCAAAGGTGCCTACCAACCTACCTTTCTACCTCTCCGACCGCGCCCgcgcaacaacaagacaCATTCGCTGATGCTGACCTTTTGCTACAGTGGTGTTGATTGGAGACTCTGGTGTCGGAAAGTCCAACCTGCTCAGCCGGTTCACCCGCAATGAGTTCAACCTAGACTCCAAGTCGACCATCGGCGTCGAGTTCGCCACTAGATCGATCCAGGTCGACAACAAGACCATCAAGGCTCAGATTTGGGACACTGCCGGTCAGGAGCGGTATCGCGCCATCACTTCTGCCTACTACCGCGGCGCCGTCGGCGCTCTCCTCGTCTACGACATCAGCAAGAACATCACCTACGAGAACGTAACCCGGTGGCTCAAGGAGCTGCGGGATCATGCCGACAGCAACATTGTCATCATGCTGGTGGGAAACAAGAGCGATTTGCGACACCTCAGAGCTGTTCCTACAGATGATGCCAAGAACTTTGCGGGTATGTTTGCGACGCCTCCCGAGAATAATATGGGTGCCTGGGATGCGCCGGACATGGACTGACGtatgcttttttttctgtttctttttttgcagCCGAGAACCACCTCTCTTTTATCGAGACTTCGGCCCTCGATGCGACCAACGTTGAGCTTGCTTTCCAAAACATCTTGACCGGTACGTCATACCTGACCTTTTTGCACAACGACATGCACTGATAGTCTGGCTCCAGAGATCTACAACATCGTATCGACCAAGAGTttcgccgaggaggacggcaAGAAGTTCGACCCAAGGGAGGGCGGCACAAACATCACGCTGAGCCAGGAAGGGCCAAAGGGGGAGTCCAAGGGTTGCTGTTAATAGTGGGCGGATATGATGATTACATGGCGTCACTTTATGTCTGATATGAACGGGGACGGGGATTCTTATGGCCATGGGGAGAGGATATGGATCTTGCTAAGCCTCCCGGGGATGCGTTCTACTTgcttgtttttgttgtctACTGCTTTTACATACCTttgctggttgttgggattTCTACAAATGGGTTTTCCGTTTTCCTTCGACCATCATTCAGGCATGGTTTTACGAGGCAGTTAGCTGATTGAACTGGGATAATACATTTTACTACTATTTACCACATTGTGATGTCTGGCGTCACCGGGTCATTGTATCAAGACATTTTCTCTGCGGCCGAGACGTAGGCCAACTTCGGACGCCCCTTTTTGCAAAGGCATCACTcaaaatactttttttcgTACCCTTTCTCCATCTgtcatttttttttagtttcGTTTCATGTTCCAGGCACGCGCAAGGTCCAAAAGTCGGGTCTTGGCTTCTCGACCTTCACAagcagcggcggcgaggCCCCAGTGGCCCCTTGCTCCATACGGGAGTACCCCTCGCTCACCGCCTTGCACCAGGCGACGCTAAGATAAGCCTTATCTGGAGTGGAGCCGCGAATCAGTGGACgaacttttttttgttggctTGCTGCAGTGCCAATTGATGCTGCAGGCGACTGGCATCAGCAGGAAcaataactttttttttgggacaAGAACTTTGCGACCGACGACAAACAACTCCccaccccgccaccaccatccactTTGACGAAGGACGTTTGATACCCGAAATCGAGACGagcaaagagaaagaaacgaGGATGGCAGCTGTTTACAAATCGCTGGCCAAGACCAGCAGCAAGGCTGACAAGATGGATATCGATGAGGATTCAAAGAGCAGCGGTAACGGGGTTAGGAAAAACAAGCAGAGGGTGTTGATCCTTTCCTCCAGAGGCGTTACCCATAGGTTTGTTACACTTTTgcgcaaaagaagaagaagaggagcggGAGGGTTGGCTAACGGGGGTGAATGAATGCGTAGACACCGACATCTTCTCAACGACCTGGCGGCTATGCTCCCCCACGGAAGGAAAGACGTCAAGTTTGACTCCAAGTCAAATTTGTACCAGCTGAACGAGCTGGCGGAGCTGTACAACTGCAACAATGTCATGTTTTTTGAGGCGCGCAAGGGGAAGGATTTGTATATGTGGTTCAGCAAGGTTCCTAATGGGCCGACGATTAAGTTTCATGCTCAGAATTGTGAGTTTTGCAGACGTTGGATAGTAGAGGAAGGAGAACTGACAGTATAACTTGCGCAGTGCACACAATGGAGGAACTCCACTTCCAAGGCAACTGCCTCAAGGGCTCGCGACCGATCCTCTCGTTTGACGCCACCTTTGAGACGGAACCGCACCTCCAGGTCATCAAGGAGGTGTTTACACACATGTTTGGCGTGCCCGAGGGCGCGCGCAAGTCCAAGCCGTTTGTTGATCACGTCATGGGGTTCAGCGTGGCGGATGGCAAGATTTGGATTCGCAACTATGAGATTCGGGAGGTGGCCAAGACgaagggggatgatggtgacgaggaagaggagggtgccaCCAGCAAAAAGTCAAAGAAGGGCGGGCTCGACAGCAAGGAGACAGACATCAGCTTGATTGAGATTGGCCCGAGATTTGTCCTGACGCCGATTATCATCCAGGAGGGCGCTTTTGGCGGGCCGATTATTTATGAGAACAAGAGGTTCATCTCGCCGAACCATGTGCGGGCGGAGCTgaggaagagcaaggcgAGCAGGCATGTGGCGAGGCAGGAGCAGACGAGGGATAATCTGGCGAGGAAAAGgaagttggggttggagaatggggaggCATTTAAGGACAAGAGTGGGCTTGATACCCGAGAGTTGTTTGCttagaggaggggggtgcttTTCTATGGGTTTCTGTACACAGTGGCCATATGAAAATGGTCTCAAAGATGACAAGCGACGCCCTGGTCCCTGTGGTGAGCGGGTTGGTGTTGTAATTACCGGAGTGAAAGATGGTAAATTACTGTAATTGGCAGGGGGCTGCGGTAACGGTTACACAGGAGGCGCGGTTGAGTGACGTGCTAAGAGTTAATCTTGGGAAATGATAAAACATCggtcgccctcctccctcgagcGTGTGGTTtcgtgtttttttcttctttttttttcttcacttTTTAGTGTGATATTTGAAGAGGAAACACCGAAAATTGAACATTGGCATCCGAAACGGCGCGATCATGGCGTTTATACACCTTTATTGGCCGTCAACGGCGGCTACGATGCGGAACAGTGATgttgtcaccaccaccaccaccagcagcgaTGCTGATATTACTCTCACTTTTGATAGCCCcaagggaggggtggttgtgcTTTGAGGATATCTGTTTGTCTTGCACGCCTCTGGGTTTTCAGGGGGGGATAGGGGGgcgggtgtgtgtgtttctttttcctgtTGTATATCACTTGAGAGCGAGGAGTTTCTACCGAGATCTAGATTACCACCTACACTAAAGGTCTACATAAATCGCCCAGACATCCGAAATGGTGAGTTCATCCCCAGTCAACATCTCCGGTGCGGTTGCTAACACAAGATGAAGCTCTTCTCAGAAATCGTCAGCCAACCAACGCCCATGGCAGCGCCTGTTGTTGAGACGGGACAGCAACGCCTCAAAGGGAGATTAGTACTGGACGAGCTACCTGTCGAGATTGTCGTCAAGATTGCGACCAATCTCGACTTTGAGGGGTTC
The window above is part of the Podospora bellae-mahoneyi strain CBS 112042 chromosome 3, whole genome shotgun sequence genome. Proteins encoded here:
- the YPT31 gene encoding Rab GTPase ypt31 (EggNog:ENOG503NV4U; BUSCO:EOG09264HHW; COG:U), whose translation is MANDEYDFLFKVVLIGDSGVGKSNLLSRFTRNEFNLDSKSTIGVEFATRSIQVDNKTIKAQIWDTAGQERYRAITSAYYRGAVGALLVYDISKNITYENVTRWLKELRDHADSNIVIMLVGNKSDLRHLRAVPTDDAKNFAAENHLSFIETSALDATNVELAFQNILTEIYNIVSTKSFAEEDGKKFDPREGGTNITLSQEGPKGESKGCC
- the BRX1 gene encoding Ribosome biogenesis protein brx1 (COG:J; EggNog:ENOG503NUGV), which gives rise to MAAVYKSLAKTSSKADKMDIDEDSKSSGNGVRKNKQRVLILSSRGVTHRHRHLLNDLAAMLPHGRKDVKFDSKSNLYQLNELAELYNCNNVMFFEARKGKDLYMWFSKVPNGPTIKFHAQNLHTMEELHFQGNCLKGSRPILSFDATFETEPHLQVIKEVFTHMFGVPEGARKSKPFVDHVMGFSVADGKIWIRNYEIREVAKTKGDDGDEEEEGATSKKSKKGGLDSKETDISLIEIGPRFVLTPIIIQEGAFGGPIIYENKRFISPNHVRAELRKSKASRHVARQEQTRDNLARKRKLGLENGEAFKDKSGLDTRELFA